The Onthophagus taurus isolate NC chromosome 6, IU_Otau_3.0, whole genome shotgun sequence region aaaacttaatcggcggaattgaaaaattcgaaaacgatcatttcaaaaatttatttcttaagaactaaaagtgatttttcaaaacggcttattgcattaaaaagaggatactttaattaataatcggaagtgataacagcgataGTTTAGTTAGTAATGAATgagatgatgaattacaagcgaagagaaggaaactagacgaaactgcaacaagagattttatatacatcgtattgggattgttacaatgaggttgctaatgacaaacctgatataaataaagtgggttgaacttgattattatctgcagtgtccaaaaCCTGAATAACTATCTGGTATCGGTAAAAAAGATATCCGCACATCTAAAAGTATCTTCCCCTTTAAATAGCATCTAAACACCTTAGAATTTACGGGTTACTCTTccttaaataagtaaaaatccataatataaATTGAACATATATATTTTCGATAATATACACCACTTAACAAGTTATATTAGCACTTTGATACATAATTctaaattttatacatttatcATACAAAAtagttcttttttatattctttataTCATCTGTAGTCGTTTGCATTTAGttcattctttaaaaaagaaattaaaaactatgTGATCCTTACGTCATCGTATTGTGTGTTGTACAAAACGTAAAAAAGAGAATATTCTATTGAGTGTGCGTGTCTTGAGGACACGTTACGAGAACgttttgagttttttttttaagtaattttgctTTCACAGAAAACATCGAATATCCCGAACATTGGAATAGCAgcgtaaatattttaaagtataacaataacaaatgcAAGAAAACAACAAGTTGCGTTGTTCGATTTCGGTTAGTGTCCAGcaacgaaattaaaataaatacacacAGGAAACCGAAGCTCGCAAACAAAAACCTATTTCACGAAAAGGTCCACAAAGTCAAAAAGATATCGTTTttgtaattgaaaataatgaaccaaacaaattaataatcccttcttgaacaacaaaaatcaaaactgaCGCGTATTCGCGAAGCAATATTAGCGGCACTTGCATTGTAACTTGCACAAAAAACAAGAAGGCTAtatgaaagaagaagaatgtttatgatgtttattttatttttttaatttttatgatgttGTTTTGAGTTATGATGATACGCTTCCTTAAATTTTAGGTGatcacaataattttttaagccACTCTTTCGCTCATCGCAAACACAGATGGGAGCAtaacttaacaataaaagtcACGCAAACTCACAAGATCACACAGCAATGGCCTCCACCAATGAATGAACTATACTGAAAAGAATACACCTGttagttttgataaaaaaacgCGTACTCGTGAATCCcttacttaattaaaaaaaaaatcaataaaaagaaGCACATCTAACATGCACTATAACGATCTTTgtaatctaaattaatttttaattctaatttttttctagaacctaatttattttaaaaatacattttttttgttattttttaatattttttaattcttatgaTTTAACGAACTACTTGAGATACTTGAGATACAtacgaaaaaaaatatatctatcCATTCAATTGAatcttatttaatatttataatctaaAATGATTCAAATCCAATTGAATAGATcgaaacagttttttttttaaataatcatgcACTGGACTCATACAATTTGTTAAATGTCGCCGTTAAAAAGTGTGGTATCAAATCCGTGGATTATTAAtcttaatgaaaattgttaccTTGATCGAAACACGTAGGATTAATGATGTTAATCAAATCGTTATCACTCATCGACGGAAACGATGGCGGAATCATCCTATCCTCATTTCTTTTATCAATTTCGCTTGACGACGTTAACGTTTCCGGTTGGGTTGTTACCGTCGATGGAAATTGATTACCAACGAAACTAGCCTCGGTAACTATCGTTTGTAATGCACTATCTTGAATTAAACTATTTGTTTGgatgttattgttattattgatCCCATCTGGAAGATGCAATATATTACCAaacgcaatttttttttgtgttgccAATAAATCGGCCGTTGCATTTAATAAGATATCTTTTTCCGTTTCAATCGTTCTTTGAATCGGTGATATAGCGTGTAAATGTTCTGGTGACATATGAGATTGTTGAGTGGTAGGTTGATTAACTggtgataaaatgtttgttaaattttgttgttgaatgATCGGGTTGTCAACAGTCGTGGCAGAAAACGCTGTGGTCGATAACAAAGTGTCTTGAATTATATTAGATGATCGACACATCAGACTCGGTGAAACCTGAGAGTTCAAAATGACTTCGGGGGAAATATTCGGCGATTGACTTATGGCTTGTTGCAAAGTCGTTGGTGTAGTCAAGGCAGTGTTAATAATAGGCGATACCATTAAGGAGTTTTGAGAgtttaataaaacatcttGATTGCCCAACATCAAGTTTTGCTGGGGAGATGTGTTTCGTATCatctttgaattatttatatgAGTCTCTACAGCACAATTAACTAAAGCGTCCAACTTATCGGTTGTAATGGCAGAAGTTAAAATGGCGTTATCTAATGCTGGAGGCATTGATGGAACGGTTGTGGTTATAGGTAATTGCTCTGCCATTTTTTCAGCTATGGCGGCAGCTTCACTTTTAGCGACGATGCTTAGAACGTCCGATTGATGTGCGTTTACGATTGGTCTTTGATTCTGGACGAACGCCGGTTCAACTGCACCTAATCGTGATATATTTTGAGAAGGGCTCATAATTCCAGTTACTATTACCTCATTGACTTTCTGTCCGAACATACTCTGTACCAAACGGTTCTTGTTTTCAAGCGTGGTGAGATACGACTCCACACTTAGGCCACTTTGGGTAGGCAATGGAGCACTGGACGCTTCCGTCACACCAAAGCTTTGCAAAGTGGCTAGCGATGGAGCGGAAGTGTTCGCCAAATCGGCTACGGTTGCCATAGAAATTTTACGTAAATCCATAACTTTGAGATCTTCAACAGACGCGTTTGATATGTCCGAATGAACGGTGGTAAGTAAACCTTGATTGAATATCCTATTATCTTGAAGGTGAACACTACAAGATGATTCGTCATTTAGCGACGAAAGATTGGAATTCGAGACGTTAACATCCAACGAACTGTCGCAGACAGTTACGGGACGACTCATCGAATTTCTTCTGACAATCATCTCAACACTATTTTCATTTACAAGActaatgtttgaattttcattAATCATCGATAAATTAGAGTCACCGGGATGAACATCTAATGAGCTTTCGGAAATATGACGATATCGACTGGATCGTAACTCGCTGGGATCCATAATAGAGCTTTGAGTATTTTCATCGAGAAGTTCTTGTTTCAATCCGCGTAGCGGTGGCGAATTGCTGTCGGTGTTGGTGTTTGTTGATGATCTGCGTTGTGCTAGCGGAACCATGTTAGTTCCTGGTGGGGGCATCATATCGACGTCTTGTTCTTGTTTAGTAAGCGATGACCACATCATCTTCGATAGAAATGGGGCGCTTGATGTTGTTGGTGTTGATGTAGCTTGCGAATCCACGCGTACTGTAAAACACATGAAAAACTGGTTAGACGACTCCTTCCGGGAAGGTCAATCTATATTACAGTTGCTGCCATGAAACCACTGTAAGAAAATGGGAGGACAGTTGCCACTCAAgccaaaattcttttaaaatgatctcataaaaaaataaataataaataaataaaaaaattaaaaaagtttgattttaaaattaattaatttggctTGATAGACATGACCCACAATATTAACGCTCCAAACGTACATCCAAACAACATCTCAAACAAACCACTCTCATAACAGATTCACATCAACCAGTGCACTGCCTTAATCGTGCCCCTAATAAGTGGGATCATCAGGatatatgataataaaatgaatatgCGAGTTTTCAGGCTTATTAATTTACAAGTtgatataaactaaaaattgtaagtaaatggataaaaatacaacgtcaataaaatattaacaaattaaagaaaccTCTCTACTACCAAAACCAAGCTTAATATTGattgaaaattatatttttaataatcttttcaaaacatgaatttaagtacacatttttgaatattaaagaGCTTAAATAATATACCACCACCACAATGTGATAAGATaagaattaatataattatcttaaaaattaaatttatttttacaaatctCAAAATAGTTGGTAACAAAATGGaccaatatattttttttggctATAAAGAGGAGATACTTTATGATACAATTGGTAATATTGCGACaaaatttgtgatttttaCTTCTCCACATTATTAGATAAGA contains the following coding sequences:
- the LOC111424761 gene encoding nuclear factor of activated T-cells 5 isoform X5, coding for MGPKKTSKPTVPNKKTVRPSKSTKTGSNGTKKAEQESDPEKPSTSKDGNSMKMTMCTAPTMVPRTPAKRPGRPPSGKRLAMTRNLPGKIRATVRRSLDPCDNSNDSGLGLIRTAPTSSVSSLSISASQTSTSTHTTSRSASLVSHSAQSGTPVTLATQLSHTSKYGDISLSIICQPEQQHRARYQTEGSRGAVKDRTGNGFPMVKLNGYNKPVTLQVFIGSDTGKVTPHMFYQACRVSGKNSTPCTEKKIEGTIVIELLMNPAKEMTATCDCVGILKERNVDVEHRFPDQQGPRSKKKSTRCRMVFRATITHNDGVQETLQVCSQPIVCTQPPGIPEICKKSLTSCPATGGLELFALGKNFSKDTKVYFQLMENDHVRWEQSVAPDKEYLQQMHFVCVIPPYMHPNITEPVTVRLFVVSSGKTSEPQHFVYTPVNGAVPSVRVDSQATSTPTTSSAPFLSKMMWSSLTKQEQDVDMMPPPGTNMVPLAQRRSSTNTNTDSNSPPLRGLKQELLDENTQSSIMDPSELRSSRYRHISESSLDVHPGDSNLSMINENSNISLVNENSVEMIVRRNSMSRPVTVCDSSLDVNVSNSNLSSLNDESSCSVHLQDNRIFNQGLLTTVHSDISNASVEDLKVMDLRKISMATVADLANTSAPSLATLQSFGVTEASSAPLPTQSGLSVESYLTTLENKNRLVQSMFGQKVNEVIVTGIMSPSQNISRLGAVEPAFVQNQRPIVNAHQSDVLSIVAKSEAAAIAEKMAEQLPITTTVPSMPPALDNAILTSAITTDKLDALVNCAVETHINNSKMIRNTSPQQNLMLGNQDVLLNSQNSLMVSPIINTALTTPTTLQQAISQSPNISPEVILNSQVSPSLMCRSSNIIQDTLLSTTAFSATTVDNPIIQQQNLTNILSPVNQPTTQQSHMSPEHLHAISPIQRTIETEKDILLNATADLLATQKKIAFGNILHLPDGINNNNNIQTNSLIQDSALQTIVTEASFVGNQFPSTVTTQPETLTSSSEIDKRNEDRMIPPSFPSMSDNDLINIINPTCFDQVHSLVEAIAV
- the LOC111424761 gene encoding nuclear factor of activated T-cells 5 isoform X2, with the protein product MGPKKTSKPTVPNKKTVRPSKSTKTGSNGTKKAEQESDPEKPSTSKDGNSMKMTMCTAPTMVPRTPAKRPGRPPSGKRLAMTRNLPGKIRATVRRSLDPCDNSNDSGLGFDNHFDPYAMGMQERMHCPDERLQPKRSRLDVKIEDEINDSYSFPDHVSACETQNNSTTLIRTAPTSSVSSLSISASQTSTSTHTTSRSASLVSHSAQSGTPVTLATQLSHTSKYGDISLSIICQPEQQHRARYQTEGSRGAVKDRTGNGFPMVKLNGYNKPVTLQVFIGSDTGKVTPHMFYQACRVSGKNSTPCTEKKIEGTIVIELLMNPAKEMTATCDCVGILKERNVDVEHRFPDQQGPRSKKKSTRCRMVFRATITHNDGVQETLQVCSQPIVCTQPPGIPEICKKSLTSCPATGGLELFALGKNFSKDTKVYFQLMENDHVRWEQSVAPDKEYLQQMHFVCVIPPYMHPNITEPVTVRLFVVSSGKTSEPQHFVYTPVNGAVPSVRVDSQATSTPTTSSAPFLSKMMWSSLTKQEQDVDMMPPPGTNMVPLAQRRSSTNTNTDSNSPPLRGLKQELLDENTQSSIMDPSELRSSRYRHISESSLDVHPGDSNLSMINENSNISLVNENSVEMIVRRNSMSRPVTVCDSSLDVNVSNSNLSSLNDESSCSVHLQDNRIFNQGLLTTVHSDISNASVEDLKVMDLRKISMATVADLANTSAPSLATLQSFGVTEASSAPLPTQSGLSVESYLTTLENKNRLVQSMFGQKVNEVIVTGIMSPSQNISRLGAVEPAFVQNQRPIVNAHQSDVLSIVAKSEAAAIAEKMAEQLPITTTVPSMPPALDNAILTSAITTDKLDALVNCAVETHINNSKMIRNTSPQQNLMLGNQDVLLNSQNSLMVSPIINTALTTPTTLQQAISQSPNISPEVILNSQVSPSLMCRSSNIIQDTLLSTTAFSATTVDNPIIQQQNLTNILSPVNQPTTQQSHMSPEHLHAISPIQRTIETEKDILLNATADLLATQKKIAFGNILHLPDGINNNNNIQTNSLIQDSALQTIVTEASFVGNQFPSTVTTQPETLTSSSEIDKRNEDRMIPPSFPSMSDNDLINIINPTCFDQGNNFH
- the LOC111424761 gene encoding nuclear factor of activated T-cells 5 isoform X1, whose amino-acid sequence is MGPKKTSKPTVPNKKTVRPSKSTKTGSNGTKKAEQESDPEKPSTSKDGNSMKMTMCTAPTMVPRTPAKRPGRPPSGKRLAMTRNLPGKIRATVRRSLDPCDNSNDSGLGFDNHFDPYAMGMQERMHCPDERLQPKRSRLDVKIEDEINDSYSFPDHVSACETQNNSTTLIRTAPTSSVSSLSISASQTSTSTHTTSRSASLVSHSAQSGTPVTLATQLSHTSKYGDISLSIICQPEQQHRARYQTEGSRGAVKDRTGNGFPMVKLNGYNKPVTLQVFIGSDTGKVTPHMFYQACRVSGKNSTPCTEKKIEGTIVIELLMNPAKEMTATCDCVGILKERNVDVEHRFPDQQGPRSKKKSTRCRMVFRATITHNDGVQETLQVCSQPIVCTQPPGIPEICKKSLTSCPATGGLELFALGKNFSKDTKVYFQLMENDHVRWEQSVAPDKEYLQQMHFVCVIPPYMHPNITEPVTVRLFVVSSGKTSEPQHFVYTPVNGAVPSVRVDSQATSTPTTSSAPFLSKMMWSSLTKQEQDVDMMPPPGTNMVPLAQRRSSTNTNTDSNSPPLRGLKQELLDENTQSSIMDPSELRSSRYRHISESSLDVHPGDSNLSMINENSNISLVNENSVEMIVRRNSMSRPVTVCDSSLDVNVSNSNLSSLNDESSCSVHLQDNRIFNQGLLTTVHSDISNASVEDLKVMDLRKISMATVADLANTSAPSLATLQSFGVTEASSAPLPTQSGLSVESYLTTLENKNRLVQSMFGQKVNEVIVTGIMSPSQNISRLGAVEPAFVQNQRPIVNAHQSDVLSIVAKSEAAAIAEKMAEQLPITTTVPSMPPALDNAILTSAITTDKLDALVNCAVETHINNSKMIRNTSPQQNLMLGNQDVLLNSQNSLMVSPIINTALTTPTTLQQAISQSPNISPEVILNSQVSPSLMCRSSNIIQDTLLSTTAFSATTVDNPIIQQQNLTNILSPVNQPTTQQSHMSPEHLHAISPIQRTIETEKDILLNATADLLATQKKIAFGNILHLPDGINNNNNIQTNSLIQDSALQTIVTEASFVGNQFPSTVTTQPETLTSSSEIDKRNEDRMIPPSFPSMSDNDLINIINPTCFDQVHSLVEAIAV
- the LOC111424761 gene encoding nuclear factor of activated T-cells 5 isoform X6 is translated as MKMTMCTAPTMVPRTPAKRPGRPPSGKRLAMTRNLPGKIRATVRRSLDPCDNSNDSGLGLIRTAPTSSVSSLSISASQTSTSTHTTSRSASLVSHSAQSGTPVTLATQLSHTSKYGDISLSIICQPEQQHRARYQTEGSRGAVKDRTGNGFPMVKLNGYNKPVTLQVFIGSDTGKVTPHMFYQACRVSGKNSTPCTEKKIEGTIVIELLMNPAKEMTATCDCVGILKERNVDVEHRFPDQQGPRSKKKSTRCRMVFRATITHNDGVQETLQVCSQPIVCTQPPGIPEICKKSLTSCPATGGLELFALGKNFSKDTKVYFQLMENDHVRWEQSVAPDKEYLQQMHFVCVIPPYMHPNITEPVTVRLFVVSSGKTSEPQHFVYTPVNGAVPSVRVDSQATSTPTTSSAPFLSKMMWSSLTKQEQDVDMMPPPGTNMVPLAQRRSSTNTNTDSNSPPLRGLKQELLDENTQSSIMDPSELRSSRYRHISESSLDVHPGDSNLSMINENSNISLVNENSVEMIVRRNSMSRPVTVCDSSLDVNVSNSNLSSLNDESSCSVHLQDNRIFNQGLLTTVHSDISNASVEDLKVMDLRKISMATVADLANTSAPSLATLQSFGVTEASSAPLPTQSGLSVESYLTTLENKNRLVQSMFGQKVNEVIVTGIMSPSQNISRLGAVEPAFVQNQRPIVNAHQSDVLSIVAKSEAAAIAEKMAEQLPITTTVPSMPPALDNAILTSAITTDKLDALVNCAVETHINNSKMIRNTSPQQNLMLGNQDVLLNSQNSLMVSPIINTALTTPTTLQQAISQSPNISPEVILNSQVSPSLMCRSSNIIQDTLLSTTAFSATTVDNPIIQQQNLTNILSPVNQPTTQQSHMSPEHLHAISPIQRTIETEKDILLNATADLLATQKKIAFGNILHLPDGINNNNNIQTNSLIQDSALQTIVTEASFVGNQFPSTVTTQPETLTSSSEIDKRNEDRMIPPSFPSMSDNDLINIINPTCFDQVHSLVEAIAV
- the LOC111424761 gene encoding nuclear factor of activated T-cells 5 isoform X4, which encodes MKMTMCTAPTMVPRTPAKRPGRPPSGKRLAMTRNLPGKIRATVRRSLDPCDNSNDSGLGFDNHFDPYAMGMQERMHCPDERLQPKRSRLDVKIEDEINDSYSFPDHVSACETQNNSTTLIRTAPTSSVSSLSISASQTSTSTHTTSRSASLVSHSAQSGTPVTLATQLSHTSKYGDISLSIICQPEQQHRARYQTEGSRGAVKDRTGNGFPMVKLNGYNKPVTLQVFIGSDTGKVTPHMFYQACRVSGKNSTPCTEKKIEGTIVIELLMNPAKEMTATCDCVGILKERNVDVEHRFPDQQGPRSKKKSTRCRMVFRATITHNDGVQETLQVCSQPIVCTQPPGIPEICKKSLTSCPATGGLELFALGKNFSKDTKVYFQLMENDHVRWEQSVAPDKEYLQQMHFVCVIPPYMHPNITEPVTVRLFVVSSGKTSEPQHFVYTPVNGAVPSVRVDSQATSTPTTSSAPFLSKMMWSSLTKQEQDVDMMPPPGTNMVPLAQRRSSTNTNTDSNSPPLRGLKQELLDENTQSSIMDPSELRSSRYRHISESSLDVHPGDSNLSMINENSNISLVNENSVEMIVRRNSMSRPVTVCDSSLDVNVSNSNLSSLNDESSCSVHLQDNRIFNQGLLTTVHSDISNASVEDLKVMDLRKISMATVADLANTSAPSLATLQSFGVTEASSAPLPTQSGLSVESYLTTLENKNRLVQSMFGQKVNEVIVTGIMSPSQNISRLGAVEPAFVQNQRPIVNAHQSDVLSIVAKSEAAAIAEKMAEQLPITTTVPSMPPALDNAILTSAITTDKLDALVNCAVETHINNSKMIRNTSPQQNLMLGNQDVLLNSQNSLMVSPIINTALTTPTTLQQAISQSPNISPEVILNSQVSPSLMCRSSNIIQDTLLSTTAFSATTVDNPIIQQQNLTNILSPVNQPTTQQSHMSPEHLHAISPIQRTIETEKDILLNATADLLATQKKIAFGNILHLPDGINNNNNIQTNSLIQDSALQTIVTEASFVGNQFPSTVTTQPETLTSSSEIDKRNEDRMIPPSFPSMSDNDLINIINPTCFDQVHSLVEAIAV
- the LOC111424761 gene encoding nuclear factor of activated T-cells 5 isoform X3 gives rise to the protein MGPKKTSKPTVPNKKTVRPSKSTKTGSNGTKKAEQESDPEKPSTSKDGNSMKMTMCTAPTMVPRTPAKRPGRPPSGKRLAMTRNLPGKIRATVRRSLDPCDNSNDSGLGFDNHFDPYAMGMQERMHCPDERLQPKRSRLDVKIEDEINDSYSFPDHVSACETQNNSTTLIRTAPTSSVSSLSISASQTSTSTHTTSRSASLVSHSAQSGTPVTLATQLSHTSKYGDISLSIICQPEQQHRARYQTEGSRGAVKDRTGNGFPMVKLNGYNKPVTLQVFIGSDTGKVTPHMFYQACRVSGKNSTPCTEKKIEGTIVIELLMNPAKEMTATCDCVGILKERNVDVEHRFPDQQGPRSKKKSTRCRMVFRATITHNDGVQETLQVCSQPIVCTQPPGIPEICKKSLTSCPATGGLELFALGKNFSKDTKVYFQLMENDHVRWEQSVAPDKEYLQQMHFVCVIPPYMHPNITEPVTVRLFVVSSGKTSEPQHFVYTPVNGAVPSVRVDSQATSTPTTSSAPFLSKMMWSSLTKQEQDVDMMPPPGTNMVPLAQRRSSTNTNTDSNSPPLRGLKQELLDENTQSSIMDPSELRSSRYRHISESSLDVHPGDSNLSMINENSNISLVNENSVEMIVRRNSMSRPVTVCDSSLDVNVSNSNLSSLNDESSCSVHLQDNRIFNQGLLTTVHSDISNASVEDLKVMDLRKISMATVADLANTSAPSLATLQSFGVTEASSAPLPTQSGLSVESYLTTLENKNRLVQSMFGQKVNEVIVTGIMSPSQNISRLGAVEPAFVQNQRPIVNAHQSDVLSIVAKSEAAAIAEKMAEQLPITTTVPSMPPALDNAILTSAITTDKLDALVNCAVETHINNSKMIRNTSPQQNLMLGNQDVLLNSQNSLMVSPIINTALTTPTTLQQAISQSPNISPEVILNSQVSPSLMCRSSNIIQDTLLSTTAFSATTVDNPIIQQQNLTNILSPVNQPTTQQSHMSPEHLHAISPIQRTIETEKDILLNATADLLATQKKIAFGNILHLPDGINNNNNIQTNSLIQDSALQTIVTEASFVGNQFPSTVTTQPETLTSSSEIDKRNEDRMIPPSFPSMSDNDLINIINPTCFDQV